The Megalobrama amblycephala isolate DHTTF-2021 linkage group LG7, ASM1881202v1, whole genome shotgun sequence genome window below encodes:
- the cryba1l2 gene encoding crystallin, beta A1, like 2 isoform X2, whose amino-acid sequence MNKVTKIQTNPTTSGLDMAPCFKVTVFEQEHFQGKCQELTSECRNIQERGFDNIRSIRVESGAWVGYEHHDFQGQQFVLEKGEYPHWDAYTGSLGYHVERMMSLRPICSAAHQSSLMVIYEKENFMGRSVELSDDYPSLQAMGWCDKQVGSMHVQCGAFVCYEYPGYRGQQYVMECDRHSGDYQHWKDWGSHCQTPQIQSIRRIQH is encoded by the exons atgaacaaagttaCCAAGATCCAAACAAACCCTACAACGTCTGGCTTAGACATGGCTCCTTGCTTTAAG gtGACCGTGTTCGAGCAGGAGCATTTCCAAGGCAAGTGTCAGGAACTCACCTCAGAGTGCCGCAACATCCAGGAGCGTGGGTTTGACAACATCCGCTCTATCCGTGTGGAGAGCGGCGC CTGGGTGGGATACGAGCACCACGACTTCCAAGGGCAGCAGTTTGTCCTGGAAAAAGGAGAATATCCCCATTGGGATGCCTACACCGGCAGTCTGGGCTACCATGTGGAAAGGATGATGTCCCTGCGCCCCATCTGCAgcgct GCCCACCAGAGCAGTCTCATGGTCATCTATGAGAAGGAGAACTTCATGGGCCGCAGTGTAGAGCTGTCTGACGATTACCCGTCTCTGCAGGCCATGGGCTGGTGCGACAAGCAAGTGGGCTCCATGCATGTGCAGTGTGGCGC CTTTGTGTGTTACGAGTACCCTGGCTATCGAGGACAGCAGTACGTTATGGAATGTGACAGGCACAGCGGAGACTACCAGCACTGGAAGGACTGGGGCTCCCACTGCCAGACCCCTCAGATCCAGTCCATCCGCAGAATCCAACATTAA
- the unc93b1 gene encoding protein unc-93 homolog B1 — MAAVITEDNVYSEAEVNDAPPAGGDDQVQLPGPEGNIQGQVEEFLGPHPDYDEEEEERKYYRRKRLGVVKNVVGASCGGMIIYSVYMGLLQMQLILHYDETYREVKYSSLGLEDIDNKMLMGINVTPIVGLLYTPVLIRFLGTKWMMFLASGIYALFVSTNYWERYYTLVPSAVAIGVVIVPLWASLGNYITRMAQQYYEYVNYKDEHVQEQKKPPKGAFHSYIIIFQSVFYIFFHLSFVFAEFPMVLFLNNYLNDYNHTLYKVTQCGAGGKGVIENFNKTVLRSLPRSLLLIEVESVLMGAAFLAMLIFLVLCGAAYRPTEEIDLRSIGWGNIFQLPFKHLRDYRLRLLCPFFIYSGFEVLFAVQGIVLSYGVCAVGMEKLWLLVMVYGLSSSICSALALTLLRLPRPVILLVGACVHFVLIITLMCWSPQPRTPNYLPYLLVLSALWGMGTAFNKTGLSTLLGMLYEDKERLDFVYTIYHWCQAIAIFIVYLWSALPMRAKLGLLLFALIVASFCYVQMERRLAKKIPFRLPRIPRPRHKVKGYRYLEEENSDESDTDLSDADDDDEKEENERMLVEEDKNTDGDSQGSPGPERSGVRDRRRRHDNAAYEQAGEREDYVQHMRD, encoded by the exons ATGGCAGCAGTGATCACTGAAGATAACGTGTACAGCGAGGCTGAAGTGAACGACGCGCCCCCTGCTGGTGGAGATGATCAAGTGCAGCTGCCCGGTCCTGAAGGAAACATACAGGGACAG GTGGAGGAGTTTCTGGGCCCACATCCTGACTACgacgaggaggaggaggagcgcAAGTACTACAGACGGAAGAGGCTGGGAGTAGTGAAGAATGTGGTGGGGGCCAGTTGCGGAGGAATGATCATCTACAGTGTTTACATGG GTCTGTTACAGATGCAGTTAATTCTGCACTACGATGAGACATACCGAGAGGTCAAGTATAGCTCCTTAGGGCTGGAGGATATCGACAACAAAATGCTGATGGGCATCAACGTTACGCCTATTGTCGGCCTGCTCTACACACCGGTGCTCATTAG ATTTCTGGGGACTAAATGGATGATGTTCCTGGCTTCAGGCATCTATGCTCTGTTTGTTTCAACCAATTACTGGGAGCGATACTACACCCTTGTACCATCAGCTGTGGCCATTGGTGTTGTCATTGTTCCGCTGTGGGCATCCTTGGGAAATTACATTACCAG AATGGCCCAGCAGTACTATGAGTATGTGAACTATAAAGATGAACATGTCCAGGAGCAGAAGAAGCCCCCCAAAGGAGCCTTCCATTCGTACATCATCATTTTTCAGTCCGTCTTCTACATTTTTTTCCAT CTGAGTTTCGTGTTTGCCGAGTTCCCCATGGTGCTGTTCCTCAATAACTATCTGAATGATTACAATCACACTCTCTACAAAGTCACTCAGTGTG gAGCTGGTGGTAAAGGAGTGATAGAGAATTTCAATAAGACAGTTTTGCGTTCTTTGCCTCGCTCTCTGCTGCTCATCGAGGTGGAGAGTGTGCTCATGGGAGCAGCCTTCCTCGCCATGCTTATT TTCCTGGTGTTGTGTGGAGCTGCATATCGGCCCACAGAGGAAATTGACCTTCGCAGTATCGGCTGGGGGAACATCTTTCAGTTGCCCTTCAAGCACTTACGTGACTACCGTCTCCGTCTGCTCTGTCCTTTCTTCATCTACTCTGGCTTTGAAGTGCTCTTCGCCGTGCAGGGAATCGTACTG TCATATGGAGTATGTGCAGTCGGGATGGAGAAGCTGTGGTTGTTGGTTATGGTGTATGGTTTGTCATCCTCCATCTGTTCGGCCCTGGCCCTGACGCTGCTGCGTTTGCCCAGGCCGGTCATTCTTCTGGTGGGAGCTTGCGTGCACTTTGTGCTAATCATAACCCTTATGTGCTGGTCGCCCCAACCCAGAACACCTAACTATCTTCCATATCTGTTGGTGCTCTCTGCCCTCTGGGGTATGGGCACTGCTTTCAACAAGACTGGACTGAGCA CTCTGCTGGGGATGCTGTATGAAGACAAGGAGCGACTAGATTTTGTTTATACAATCTATCACTGGTGCCAGGCCATTGCCATCTTCATCGTCTACCTTTGGTCTGCATTGCCTATGCGG GCCAAGCTTGGACTCCTGTTGTTTGCTCTCATAGTAGCATCGTTCTGCTACGTGCAGATGGAGCGTCGCCTGGCAAAGAAAATTCCATTTAGGTTGCCACGGATTCCGCGTCCACGACACAAG GTCAAAGGTTACCGATACCTTGAGGAAGAAAATTCCGATGAATCAGACACGGACCTGAGTgatgctgatgatgatgatgagaaaGAAGAGAATGAGAGAATGTTGGTTGAGGAGGACAAAAATACAGACGGCGATTCCCAGGGTTCACCGGGACCAGAGAGGAGCGGGGTTAGGGACCGCAGGAGGAGACATGACAACGCTGCCTACGAGCaggcaggagagagagaggactATGTCCAACATATGAGGGACTAG
- the timm10 gene encoding mitochondrial import inner membrane translocase subunit Tim10 isoform X5, with protein MDPMKAQQLAAELEVEMMADMYNRMTNACHRKCVPPHYKEAELSKGEAVCLDRCVAKYLDLHERLGRKLTELSVQDEEVMRKAAAGTG; from the exons ATGGACCCCATGAAAGCGCAGCAGCTCGCCGCGGAGCTGGAGGTTGAAATGATGGCTGACATGTATAACCG AATGACCAATGCATGTCACAGGAAGTGTGTTCCACCTCATTACAAGGAAGCAGAACTTTCAAAAGGGGAAGCTGTGTGTTTGGACCGCTGTGTCGCCAAGTACTTGGACTTGCATGAGAGACTTGGCCGTAAACTCACCGAGCTTTCCGTTCAGGATGAGGAGGTGATGAGGAAGGCTGCTGCGGGCACTGGTTAA